Proteins co-encoded in one Microcebus murinus isolate Inina chromosome 5, M.murinus_Inina_mat1.0, whole genome shotgun sequence genomic window:
- the GJA1 gene encoding gap junction alpha-1 protein yields the protein MGDWSALGKLLDKVQAYSTAGGKVWLSVLFIFRILLLGTAVESAWGDEQSAFRCNTQQPGCENVCYDKSFPISHVRFWVLQIIFVSVPTLLYLAHVFYVMRKEEKLNKKEEELKVAQTDGVNVEMHLKQIEIKKFKYGIEEHGKVKMRGGLLRTYIISILFKSVFEVAFLLIQWYIYGFSLSAVYTCKRDPCPHQVDCFLSRPTEKTIFIIFMLVVSLVSLALNIIELFYVFFKGVKDRVKGKGDPYHATTGPLSPSKDCGSPKYAYFNGCSSPTAPLSPMSPPGYKLVTGDRNNSSCRNYNKQASEQNWANYSAEQNRMGQAGSTISNSHAQPFDFPDDNQNSKKLAAGHELQPLAIVDQRPSSRASSRASSRPRPDDLEI from the coding sequence ATGGGTGACTGGAGTGCCTTAGGCAAACTCCTTGACAAGGTTCAAGCCTACTCCACTGCTGGAGGGAAGGTGTGGCTGTCAGTCCTTTTCATTTTCCGAATCCTGCTGCTGGGGACAGCGGTTGAATCGGCTTGGGGTGATGAGCAGTCTGCCTTTCGTTGTAACACTCAGCAACCTGGTTGTGAAAACGTCTGCTATGACAAGTCtttcccaatctctcatgtgcGTTTCTGGGTCCTGCAGATCATATTTGTGTCTGTACCCACACTCTTGTACCTGGCTCACGTGTTCTATGTGATGCGAAAGGAAGAGAAACTGAACAAGAAAGAAGAGGAACTCAAAGTTGCCCAAACCGATGGTGTCAATGTGGAGATGCACTTGAAGCAGATTGAAATAAAGAAGTTTAAGTATGGCATTGAAGAGCATGGTAAAGTGAAGATGCGTGGGGGCTTGCTGCGAACCTACATCATCAGTATCCTCTTCAAGTCTGTCTTCGAAGTGGCCTTCTTGCTGATCCAGTGGTACATCTATGGATTCAGCTTAAGTGCCGTTTACACTTGCAAAAGAGATCCCTGCCCACATCAGGTGGACTGCTTCCTCTCTCGCCCCACGGAGAAAACCATCTTCATCATCTTTATGCTGGTGGTGTCCTTGGTGTCTCTTGCCTTGAACATCATTGAACTCTTCTATGTCTTCTTCAAGGGCGTTAAGGATCGTGTGAAGGGAAAGGGCGATCCTTACCATGCTACCACTGGCCCACTAAGCCCCTCCAAAGACTGTGGATCTCCAAAATATGCATATTTCAATGGCTGCTCTTCACCAACCGCTCCCCTCTCTCCCATGTCTCCTCCTGGGTACAAGCTGGTTACTGGCGACAGAAACAATTCTTCTTGCCGCAATTACAACAAGCAAGCAAGTGAGCAAAACTGGGCTAATTACAGTGCAGAACAAAATAGAATGGGGCAGGCAGGAAGCACCATCTCAAACTCCCATGCACAACCTTTTGATTTCCCCGATGATAATCAGAATTCTAAAAAACTTGCTGCTGGACACGAACTACAGCCACTAGCCATCGTGGACCAGCGACCTTCAAGCAGAGCCAGCAGTCGCGCCAGCAGCAGACCTCGGCCTGATGACCTGGAGATCTAG